In Moorella sp. Hama-1, a single genomic region encodes these proteins:
- the metX gene encoding homoserine O-acetyltransferase MetX, whose protein sequence is MDGVGIVTTRLYQWPESLQLESGAFLGPLTIAYETYGELNTRGDNAILVLHALTGNAHIAGRNHPEERQPGWWDPLVGPGRALDTRRYFIVCANVLGSCYGTTGPASTNPATGRPYGIDFPTITIRDMVRAQKILLDYLGVKRLVTAIGGSMGGMQVLEWGFLYPQMLDSIIPIAACGRTTPMQIAFHNVQREAIYADPGWQGGNYYGSSGPRQGLALARRIGIITYKSDPSWTMKFGRTLVDPQKFFHLEGQFEVESYLAYQGKKLVERFDANSYLYLTKAVDLHDVSQGRGSYKEVWRDFPCPCLGIGISSDFLFPPYQVEEIVQMINDGGGQACYAEIDSPYGHDAFLIEFNQLAAIIQPFLRELRPDLAAEKSIAHRAGIR, encoded by the coding sequence ATGGATGGCGTAGGTATCGTCACAACCCGGTTGTACCAGTGGCCGGAATCCTTGCAATTGGAAAGCGGGGCCTTCTTAGGCCCCCTTACCATAGCCTACGAGACCTATGGGGAGCTGAACACCCGGGGGGACAATGCCATCCTGGTCCTTCACGCCCTCACCGGGAACGCCCATATTGCCGGCCGCAACCACCCGGAAGAGCGGCAACCAGGCTGGTGGGATCCCCTGGTAGGGCCGGGGCGAGCTCTGGATACCCGGCGCTATTTTATCGTCTGTGCCAACGTCCTGGGCAGTTGCTACGGCACCACCGGGCCAGCCAGTACCAACCCGGCCACCGGCAGGCCCTATGGTATAGATTTCCCGACTATTACCATTCGCGATATGGTGCGGGCGCAAAAAATCCTCCTCGATTACCTGGGGGTAAAGCGCCTGGTAACAGCCATCGGCGGTTCCATGGGCGGGATGCAGGTCCTGGAATGGGGATTTCTCTATCCCCAGATGCTGGATTCCATTATTCCCATTGCCGCCTGCGGCCGGACAACGCCCATGCAGATCGCCTTTCATAACGTCCAGCGGGAGGCCATTTACGCCGACCCCGGCTGGCAGGGAGGTAACTACTACGGCAGCAGCGGCCCCCGGCAGGGACTGGCCCTGGCCCGGCGCATCGGCATTATTACCTATAAAAGCGACCCTTCCTGGACTATGAAGTTTGGTCGCACCCTGGTGGACCCGCAGAAGTTTTTTCATCTGGAAGGGCAGTTTGAAGTTGAGAGCTACCTGGCCTACCAGGGTAAAAAGCTGGTGGAACGTTTTGACGCCAATTCTTACCTGTACCTGACCAAGGCCGTGGACCTCCATGACGTCAGCCAGGGCCGGGGGAGCTATAAAGAGGTCTGGCGGGACTTCCCCTGCCCCTGCCTGGGGATAGGTATTTCCAGCGATTTCCTCTTTCCTCCCTACCAGGTAGAGGAGATTGTCCAGATGATTAACGACGGCGGCGGCCAGGCCTGTTACGCGGAGATTGATTCCCCCTACGGCCACGATGCCTTCCTGATCGAATTTAACCAGCTGGCAGCTATTATCCAACCTTTTCTCCGGGAACTGCGCCCGGACCTGGCTGCTGAAAAAAGTATTGCCCATCGGGCGGGTATACGGTAA
- a CDS encoding homocysteine synthase, with protein MTTNQQYRFATLAVQAGQEPDPATGARAVPIYQTSSYVFRDADHAAALFALQEEGNIYTRMMNPTTDVLEKRVAALEGGVGALAAASGLAAITLAIINIVTAGQEIVASTSLYGGTFTLFNSTLPKLGIKTRFVDSAEPENFRAAITDRTRALYVEIIGNPKLDVPDLEAVAKIAHEAGIPLIVDNTFATPYLCRPFDFGADIVVHSATKFIGGHGTSIGGVIVDSGKFNWANGKFPELVEPDPSYHGISYVQTFGPAAYIVKARVQLLRDLGPALSPFNAFLFLQGLETLHLRMERHVANATKIAGWLAEHPAVAWVSYPGLPGHPSYERAQKYLPRGAGAILTFGIKGGKEAGKKFINSLKLFSILANVGDAHSLVIHPASTTHQQLTPEEQLASGVTEDLVRLSIGLEDVEDLIADLDQALNRSR; from the coding sequence ATGACCACTAACCAGCAGTACCGTTTCGCCACCCTGGCCGTCCAGGCCGGCCAAGAACCCGACCCGGCGACGGGAGCTCGCGCCGTACCTATTTACCAGACCAGCTCCTATGTTTTCCGTGACGCTGATCACGCCGCCGCCCTTTTCGCTCTGCAGGAAGAAGGCAATATTTACACCCGCATGATGAACCCAACTACTGACGTCTTGGAAAAAAGAGTCGCCGCCCTGGAGGGCGGTGTAGGAGCCCTGGCTGCGGCCTCCGGCCTGGCGGCCATTACCCTGGCGATAATCAATATTGTCACCGCCGGCCAGGAGATTGTCGCTTCCACCAGCCTCTATGGTGGCACCTTTACCCTTTTTAACTCCACCCTGCCCAAGTTGGGCATTAAGACCCGTTTTGTCGACAGCGCCGAACCGGAGAACTTCCGGGCCGCCATAACTGACCGGACCCGGGCCCTCTATGTGGAGATTATCGGCAACCCCAAGCTGGACGTGCCGGATTTGGAAGCAGTGGCGAAGATAGCCCATGAAGCCGGTATTCCTTTAATCGTCGACAACACCTTTGCCACCCCGTACCTTTGCCGGCCCTTTGACTTCGGGGCGGATATCGTCGTCCACTCGGCCACCAAGTTTATCGGCGGCCACGGCACCTCCATCGGCGGCGTAATCGTCGATTCCGGCAAATTCAATTGGGCGAACGGTAAATTCCCGGAACTGGTAGAACCCGATCCCAGTTACCACGGCATCAGTTATGTCCAGACCTTTGGCCCGGCAGCCTATATCGTCAAGGCCCGGGTCCAACTCCTGCGGGACCTGGGACCGGCCTTAAGTCCTTTCAATGCCTTCCTTTTCCTCCAGGGCCTGGAGACCCTGCACCTGCGCATGGAGCGCCATGTCGCCAACGCCACCAAGATCGCCGGCTGGCTGGCCGAGCACCCGGCCGTGGCCTGGGTGAGTTACCCGGGCCTGCCCGGCCATCCCTCCTACGAACGGGCCCAGAAATACCTGCCGCGGGGGGCCGGCGCCATCTTGACCTTCGGGATCAAAGGCGGCAAAGAAGCAGGGAAGAAGTTTATCAACAGCCTGAAACTCTTCTCCATCCTGGCCAATGTGGGTGACGCCCACTCCCTGGTCATCCACCCGGCCAGCACCACCCACCAGCAGCTGACGCCGGAGGAACAGCTGGCTTCAGGGGTTACCGAAGACCTGGTCCGTCTCTCCATCGGCCTGGAGGACGTGGAAGACCTTATCGCCGACCTGGACCAGGCTTTAAATAGGAGCCGATAG
- a CDS encoding FadR/GntR family transcriptional regulator encodes MRNNLTDEKLFQPINRNPKSVYNRVVDEIKKSIFEGKMSPGDRLPAERELAEMLGVSRTSVREALKMLAVEGLVSIRHGQGAFISEQDPDEYLKRFASHLPVNQDTVLDLFEVRKVLEPQTARWVAERGSQSAIQELASMVTTTREQLGRLRSGRLSLLAGHDSNFHYRLAQATGNTVLVRLMHSMLDLLADSRSRSLAIPGRGERSVDEHYEIVQAILRRDAEAAATAMLHHLEDVEEQVEAAWKA; translated from the coding sequence TTGCGCAATAACCTGACAGATGAGAAATTGTTCCAACCCATCAACCGCAACCCGAAGAGTGTCTATAACCGGGTGGTAGATGAAATTAAAAAAAGCATCTTTGAGGGTAAAATGAGTCCCGGCGACCGCCTGCCGGCGGAACGGGAGCTGGCCGAGATGCTGGGGGTGAGCCGGACTTCCGTCCGGGAGGCCCTCAAGATGCTGGCAGTCGAAGGCCTGGTGAGCATCCGCCACGGCCAGGGAGCCTTCATCAGCGAGCAGGACCCCGATGAGTACTTAAAGCGTTTTGCCAGCCACCTGCCCGTCAACCAGGATACCGTCCTGGATCTCTTTGAGGTGCGCAAAGTTCTGGAGCCCCAGACGGCCCGCTGGGTAGCCGAAAGGGGGAGTCAGAGCGCTATCCAGGAACTGGCTTCTATGGTTACGACAACCAGGGAGCAGCTGGGGCGGTTGCGGAGCGGGCGTCTTTCCCTCCTGGCCGGCCATGACAGCAACTTCCATTACCGCCTGGCCCAGGCTACCGGTAATACCGTCCTGGTAAGGTTAATGCACAGTATGCTCGACCTTCTGGCCGACAGCCGCTCCCGCAGCCTGGCCATTCCCGGCCGGGGGGAACGCTCGGTGGATGAGCATTACGAAATAGTCCAGGCCATCCTGCGCCGGGACGCTGAGGCAGCTGCTACCGCCATGTTGCACCACCTGGAAGACGTCGAGGAGCAGGTAGAGGCTGCCTGGAAGGCTTAA
- a CDS encoding cobalamin B12-binding domain-containing protein, with amino-acid sequence MSLLAQAMGKLEEKKVLELVSHSLAVGQAPLAIVEECRRGLNIVGELYANGEYFLSDLVMSAEIFREALKLIEPFLKAPLADMQEPAKADIVFGTVEGDIHDIGKNITISLLRCEGFRVYDAGVDIPPDVFLAILQKTGARVLGLSALLTSSFEAMRRTVHLMHLVESTAPVKVLIGGLVNERVCQYVGADAWVREAGEGVAICRRWLREDGRKKIAGSE; translated from the coding sequence GTGAGCCTTTTAGCCCAGGCCATGGGAAAATTGGAGGAAAAAAAGGTACTGGAACTCGTCAGCCACAGTCTTGCTGTCGGGCAAGCACCCCTGGCAATTGTAGAAGAATGTCGTAGGGGATTGAATATAGTTGGCGAGCTTTATGCAAATGGCGAGTATTTTTTGAGCGATCTAGTGATGTCGGCGGAGATTTTCCGGGAAGCCCTGAAACTTATCGAACCTTTTCTGAAAGCACCCCTTGCTGATATGCAAGAACCAGCCAAAGCAGATATTGTCTTTGGTACAGTTGAAGGGGATATTCACGACATCGGCAAAAATATTACTATCTCCCTACTGCGTTGCGAAGGTTTTCGGGTCTATGATGCCGGAGTAGATATACCACCGGACGTCTTTTTAGCAATACTCCAGAAAACTGGTGCCCGGGTTCTGGGCCTCTCGGCCCTGTTGACTTCTTCCTTTGAGGCCATGCGCCGCACCGTTCACCTGATGCACCTGGTGGAAAGCACGGCCCCGGTAAAGGTCCTCATCGGCGGCCTGGTCAATGAACGTGTCTGCCAGTACGTTGGCGCCGACGCCTGGGTCCGGGAAGCCGGGGAGGGGGTAGCCATCTGCCGCCGCTGGTTACGAGAAGACGGCAGGAAAAAAATTGCCGGCAGCGAATAA
- a CDS encoding GntR family transcriptional regulator, which yields MIIDKNSFVPPYYQLAQILEQQIRSGQYRPGDTLPSEAELSEKYGLSRMTVRRSLSQLARAGLIYSEQGKGTFVSRPRLDRAVFVMEEFHTEMAARGFGSSVRLMEARLVPAPEKAATKLQLPAGEKVLYIRRSLLADGEPMAYDRKYLRYDRGRPILENELQYQALPEMVEKHAEVLPVSSQMTLQVTVLNEEEARALRVAPGTPAFLLEQILFDNMERPVGWGWCLYRGDRYQLSSQPPVF from the coding sequence ATGATCATCGATAAAAACTCCTTTGTCCCGCCATATTATCAATTAGCGCAGATCCTTGAACAGCAGATTAGATCCGGTCAATACCGTCCCGGCGATACCCTCCCTTCAGAGGCGGAGTTGAGTGAAAAATACGGTCTCAGCCGGATGACGGTACGCCGCAGCCTGAGCCAGCTGGCCCGGGCTGGGTTGATTTACAGCGAACAGGGGAAGGGTACTTTTGTCTCACGCCCTCGCCTCGACCGGGCAGTTTTCGTCATGGAAGAGTTTCATACGGAGATGGCCGCCAGGGGTTTTGGCTCCAGCGTCCGCCTCATGGAGGCCAGGCTGGTGCCAGCCCCTGAAAAGGCGGCAACCAAACTCCAGTTGCCGGCAGGAGAGAAGGTACTGTATATTCGCCGCTCCCTCCTGGCTGATGGCGAGCCAATGGCTTACGACCGTAAGTACCTGCGCTATGATCGTGGCCGGCCAATCCTTGAGAACGAGCTCCAGTACCAGGCACTACCGGAAATGGTGGAAAAACACGCCGAAGTCCTGCCGGTGAGCAGCCAGATGACCCTGCAGGTGACGGTTCTAAATGAAGAAGAAGCCCGGGCCCTGCGCGTTGCTCCGGGAACGCCGGCCTTTTTACTGGAACAAATCCTTTTTGATAATATGGAGAGGCCAGTTGGATGGGGATGGTGCCTGTATCGCGGTGACAGGTACCAGTTGAGTTCCCAGCCGCCGGTTTTCTAA
- a CDS encoding DUF1638 domain-containing protein — MRSLIIACRVMEEELRSLATGREELLFLDQGLHRSPERLRQALQEAIDAAVDYDFVLLGYGLCGGALDGLHAGPCPVIIPKVDDCIPLLLGSVAARGGWPAGTYFLSSGWLAGEENIVREYQHCLERYGEERGRWILKQLYNHYQNLVFIETDFGQGTCSAGTELQVNPGAASSQSLNPGALAMARQLAVNMGLTFNVYRGNSLYLQRLIQGPWDNNFLKVEPRQKISTTAFWNLEAGEK, encoded by the coding sequence TTGCGCAGCCTGATTATCGCTTGCCGGGTCATGGAAGAGGAGCTACGTTCCCTGGCCACCGGTCGTGAAGAGCTGCTTTTTCTCGATCAGGGTTTGCATCGTTCTCCAGAAAGACTGCGGCAGGCCCTCCAGGAAGCAATTGACGCTGCTGTTGATTATGATTTTGTCCTCCTGGGTTATGGGCTCTGCGGCGGGGCATTGGACGGCCTGCATGCTGGTCCCTGCCCCGTCATCATTCCTAAGGTTGATGACTGCATTCCCTTGCTTTTAGGATCCGTCGCGGCAAGGGGAGGATGGCCGGCGGGCACCTACTTTTTATCATCAGGATGGCTGGCCGGAGAAGAAAATATAGTGCGGGAATACCAGCATTGCTTGGAGCGCTATGGAGAAGAGCGCGGTCGCTGGATCTTGAAACAGCTTTATAATCATTATCAAAATCTTGTTTTTATCGAAACAGACTTCGGGCAGGGCACCTGCTCCGCCGGGACAGAACTACAAGTTAACCCTGGCGCTGCCTCTTCCCAGTCGTTAAACCCCGGGGCCCTGGCAATGGCCCGGCAATTAGCTGTAAACATGGGGTTAACTTTTAATGTATATCGGGGGAACAGCCTTTACCTGCAAAGGTTGATCCAGGGTCCCTGGGATAATAACTTTTTAAAAGTGGAACCACGGCAAAAAATTTCTACTACAGCTTTCTGGAACCTAGAGGCAGGTGAAAAATGA
- a CDS encoding uroporphyrinogen decarboxylase family protein, which yields MKADEYNALIQDPSDFWVRIYLPRIFGALKPFEKLAPLTDVVEIVMTCGSFLPFGLTEVQEAFKALFAAGNEVRRWVNMLRTVDQALQGQGFPAFLGGVSKAPFDILGDTLRGTRGIMLDMYRQPEKLLEALDAVTPLAIRMGVAAAKAAGHPLVFIPLHKGADGFLSDKQYRTFYWPTLKKVITGLIEEGLVPFLFAEGGYNSRLEIISDLPKGKTVWLFDDTDMVRAKEILGDIACISGNVPITLLTLGTPEEIKEYCKQLIKTAGKDGGFILGSGAVIDKIKPENLRALIESAREFGSYS from the coding sequence ATGAAAGCCGATGAATATAATGCTTTGATTCAAGATCCTTCCGATTTTTGGGTCAGGATTTACCTCCCCCGCATCTTTGGCGCCCTTAAACCCTTCGAAAAATTAGCCCCCCTCACCGACGTCGTGGAAATAGTGATGACCTGCGGCAGTTTCCTCCCCTTCGGGTTGACCGAGGTACAGGAGGCTTTTAAGGCCCTTTTTGCTGCGGGGAATGAGGTTCGCCGTTGGGTCAATATGCTGCGTACTGTGGATCAGGCGCTTCAAGGGCAGGGGTTTCCTGCCTTTCTAGGAGGGGTTAGCAAGGCTCCCTTTGATATCCTCGGCGACACCCTCAGGGGTACCCGTGGGATCATGCTGGATATGTACAGACAACCCGAGAAACTGCTGGAGGCCCTTGACGCCGTGACCCCCCTCGCCATTAGGATGGGTGTTGCTGCGGCCAAGGCCGCCGGCCACCCGCTAGTATTTATACCTCTCCATAAAGGTGCCGACGGCTTCCTGTCGGATAAGCAGTATAGAACTTTTTACTGGCCGACGTTAAAGAAAGTTATTACTGGCTTAATTGAAGAAGGGCTGGTACCTTTCCTGTTTGCCGAAGGCGGCTATAATTCCCGTTTAGAAATCATTAGCGATCTGCCGAAGGGAAAAACTGTATGGCTGTTTGACGACACCGATATGGTCAGGGCTAAAGAAATCCTGGGGGACATAGCCTGTATCTCCGGCAATGTGCCCATTACCCTGTTAACCCTTGGAACACCGGAAGAAATAAAAGAATACTGCAAGCAGTTAATAAAAACTGCCGGTAAGGACGGAGGTTTTATACTGGGCTCCGGAGCGGTAATCGATAAAATAAAGCCGGAAAACCTGCGGGCGTTAATAGAATCCGCCCGGGAATTCGGCAGCTACTCCTAA
- a CDS encoding cobalamin B12-binding domain-containing protein, whose amino-acid sequence MLADTLSKAMAELEEEQVLAEVKERLGGGVAPLEIVKTLQEGMVEVGNLFESGEYFLSELIMAGEIMKGAMDILEPRLGGESGDHKGTIVIGTVKGDIHDLGKNIVIMLLKGAGYKVVDLGVDVPKEKFVEALQETKAPLVGMSVLLTSCQEAMKETIEAIRGAGLDTRVVIGGNYIDETVKNHVGADYYAITATDGVKVAAEVFRA is encoded by the coding sequence ATGCTAGCAGATACTTTATCAAAGGCAATGGCAGAATTAGAAGAGGAGCAGGTACTCGCGGAGGTAAAAGAACGCCTGGGGGGTGGGGTCGCGCCCCTGGAGATTGTCAAAACCTTGCAAGAAGGCATGGTGGAAGTAGGTAACCTATTTGAGTCGGGGGAGTATTTCCTGAGTGAATTAATTATGGCCGGCGAGATAATGAAAGGCGCTATGGATATCCTGGAACCACGCCTGGGCGGAGAGAGTGGAGATCACAAAGGAACAATAGTCATCGGTACAGTGAAAGGAGATATCCACGACCTGGGCAAGAATATAGTCATCATGCTGCTAAAAGGGGCCGGGTATAAAGTGGTCGACCTGGGAGTGGACGTGCCGAAGGAAAAGTTTGTTGAGGCCCTGCAGGAAACTAAGGCGCCCCTGGTAGGCATGAGCGTGCTCTTAACCAGCTGCCAGGAGGCGATGAAAGAAACCATCGAAGCGATCCGGGGTGCAGGTCTGGACACCAGGGTGGTCATTGGAGGTAACTATATAGATGAAACCGTCAAAAACCATGTAGGAGCCGATTATTATGCTATCACGGCCACCGATGGAGTTAAGGTGGCAGCGGAAGTTTTCAGAGCATAG
- a CDS encoding uroporphyrinogen decarboxylase family protein — MSNKEKLYQERFKRYSIAMECGKPDKVPVVFPLSEWVVKYTDSTIQEAYYNFDKETEIICDIVKDLDFDIMFGFLILWWPPMYDAMGSKYYKFPGLQLEANVGYQYVEGEYMKAEDYDDFIANPTAWLANKFLPRINEEFAEPGSYRATVALIKSAAGFAMANANAAIKGEKLAKEYGVVPYGTGMTKAPFDTLGDALRGMKGILLDLRRRPDKVLAACEAIVPHNIAYGKITAAGDTSLPCFAPLHRGAYPFLSMGQWEKFYWPSWKAVIEGLWAQGKRTFFFAEGDWTPYLEKIAELPEKSIVFAIDNTDAQKAKKILGGRFCLWGGVPTTLLTYGTPQQVKDCVKQAIDELACDGGFVLAPGGVVLGDAKRENIMAMLEAAREYGVY; from the coding sequence ATGAGTAATAAGGAAAAGCTCTATCAGGAACGGTTTAAGCGTTACTCTATAGCTATGGAATGCGGCAAGCCTGACAAGGTTCCGGTTGTTTTTCCACTGAGCGAATGGGTGGTTAAGTACACAGATAGCACTATTCAAGAAGCGTATTATAATTTCGATAAAGAAACAGAAATTATCTGCGATATTGTTAAAGACCTTGATTTTGATATAATGTTTGGCTTCCTCATATTATGGTGGCCGCCCATGTATGATGCCATGGGTTCCAAATACTATAAGTTCCCCGGCCTCCAGCTGGAAGCAAACGTTGGTTACCAGTATGTAGAAGGAGAGTATATGAAGGCCGAAGACTATGATGATTTTATCGCCAATCCTACTGCATGGCTGGCCAATAAATTTTTACCCCGGATCAACGAGGAGTTTGCCGAACCGGGGTCATACCGGGCTACGGTGGCATTAATTAAGAGCGCCGCGGGATTTGCCATGGCCAATGCCAACGCGGCTATAAAAGGTGAAAAACTGGCAAAAGAATATGGCGTAGTACCCTATGGGACGGGGATGACCAAAGCCCCGTTTGATACCCTGGGGGATGCCTTGCGGGGGATGAAGGGGATTTTGTTGGACCTTCGCCGGCGGCCCGACAAGGTTTTAGCCGCCTGCGAGGCGATTGTACCCCATAATATCGCCTATGGCAAGATTACTGCAGCAGGCGATACGTCCCTGCCCTGTTTTGCCCCCCTGCATCGCGGGGCGTACCCGTTCCTGAGCATGGGACAGTGGGAAAAATTCTACTGGCCGTCCTGGAAAGCGGTTATCGAGGGCCTCTGGGCGCAGGGAAAGAGGACCTTCTTCTTCGCCGAAGGAGACTGGACGCCGTACCTGGAGAAGATAGCCGAGCTACCCGAAAAAAGTATCGTCTTTGCCATTGATAATACTGATGCCCAAAAAGCGAAGAAAATTCTCGGCGGGAGGTTCTGCCTGTGGGGCGGTGTTCCCACCACGCTCCTCACTTATGGCACGCCGCAACAGGTAAAGGATTGTGTCAAGCAGGCTATTGATGAACTGGCCTGTGACGGTGGTTTTGTCCTTGCGCCGGGTGGGGTGGTTCTGGGTGATGCTAAGCGGGAAAACATCATGGCGATGCTCGAAGCGGCAAGGGAATACGGGGTTTATTAA
- a CDS encoding methyltetrahydrofolate cobalamin methyltransferase: MLIIGEKLNSAIPGIRQIINDKDVAAIQDLALRQVAAGADYLDLNTAQCNEVADMEWLVRTVQEVTNVPLCLDSTEGEAIKKGLETVKGDKSKVIINSISMEKKRLEEVLPFVLEYQCPVIGLTVDDNGIPKTAAERLKITERLLETLRQENYDLDKVYIDPLVLPLAVNHTHATMFFQCLTDIKRLFNVKTVSGLSNISYNMPKRKLINRYFLTICMASGMDAAILDPLDRKIMTAVTTADLLLGNDRFGKNFLKAYRQDLLED, translated from the coding sequence ATGTTAATAATCGGCGAAAAGCTTAATAGCGCGATTCCCGGTATACGCCAAATCATTAATGATAAAGATGTCGCGGCTATTCAAGACCTGGCACTCAGGCAAGTGGCGGCAGGAGCTGACTACTTGGATTTGAACACGGCACAGTGTAACGAAGTGGCTGATATGGAGTGGCTTGTGCGTACAGTGCAAGAGGTAACCAATGTGCCCCTATGCCTTGATAGCACAGAAGGGGAGGCAATAAAAAAGGGCCTGGAGACTGTCAAGGGCGATAAGAGCAAGGTGATAATCAACTCCATTTCTATGGAAAAAAAGCGCTTGGAGGAGGTGCTGCCCTTTGTGCTCGAATACCAGTGCCCGGTAATCGGCCTGACGGTGGACGACAACGGCATCCCGAAAACCGCTGCAGAAAGGCTTAAAATAACCGAGCGTTTGCTAGAAACCCTACGGCAAGAAAACTATGATTTGGACAAGGTGTATATCGATCCCCTAGTTCTTCCCCTGGCTGTTAACCATACTCATGCAACGATGTTTTTCCAGTGCCTCACGGATATCAAACGATTGTTCAACGTCAAAACGGTATCTGGCTTAAGCAATATTTCATATAACATGCCGAAGAGGAAGCTCATTAACAGGTATTTCCTGACAATTTGTATGGCGAGCGGCATGGACGCGGCCATCCTCGACCCCTTGGACCGGAAAATCATGACCGCGGTCACCACCGCCGATTTATTGCTGGGTAACGACCGTTTCGGGAAGAACTTTTTAAAGGCGTATCGCCAAGATTTGTTAGAGGATTAA
- the spoIVA gene encoding stage IV sporulation protein A produces MEKRDIFRDITERTGGDIYLGVMGPVRSGKSTFITQFMEKLVLPNIKNPNDRDRARDELPQSGAGRLIMTTEPKFIPNEAVEIAIREGLKMRVRLVDCVGYTVPGAQGYEDAEGPRMVRTPWFENPVPFQEAAETGTRKVITDHATIGIVVTTDGSITEIPRQDYIDAEERVVWELKELGKPFVILLNSRHPLAEETIALAGELEGAYDVPVLPVDCLNLTEDDILHIMEEALYEFPVAEVNVNLPRWVDELENDHWLRQQLENAVREAVGEVRRLRDINNAIEKLGENEYVSRVALKDMDLGTGTAHIDMGTREGLFHQVLRELSGLDISGDQDLVRWIRELAGIKKEWDKIAYGIQEVRNTGYGVVTPTEEEMELAEPELIKQGGRSGVRLKATAPSYHFIRADITTEVTPLIGTEKQCEDLVKYIMEEFEDNPQKIWQTNVFGKSLSDLVREGIQSKLYRMPENAQVKLQETVERIVNDGGGGLICIII; encoded by the coding sequence GTGGAAAAACGGGACATTTTCCGGGACATAACCGAACGTACCGGTGGCGATATTTATCTCGGTGTCATGGGGCCGGTACGCAGCGGCAAATCAACCTTCATCACGCAGTTCATGGAAAAGCTGGTATTGCCGAATATCAAAAACCCCAACGATCGGGACCGGGCCAGGGACGAATTGCCCCAGAGCGGCGCCGGTCGCCTGATTATGACTACGGAACCAAAGTTTATTCCCAATGAAGCGGTGGAGATCGCCATCCGTGAGGGGCTAAAGATGCGGGTGCGGCTGGTGGATTGTGTCGGCTACACTGTACCGGGGGCCCAGGGCTATGAGGACGCCGAAGGGCCCCGGATGGTGCGGACCCCCTGGTTTGAGAACCCGGTCCCCTTTCAGGAAGCTGCCGAGACGGGGACCCGCAAGGTCATTACCGATCACGCCACCATTGGCATCGTGGTAACCACTGATGGCAGTATTACCGAGATACCGCGCCAGGATTATATCGATGCTGAAGAACGGGTCGTCTGGGAACTCAAAGAGCTAGGTAAACCCTTCGTTATTTTGCTCAACTCCCGGCATCCCCTGGCCGAGGAGACCATTGCCCTGGCCGGCGAGCTGGAAGGGGCCTACGATGTGCCGGTGCTGCCGGTAGATTGCCTGAACTTAACGGAAGACGACATCCTCCATATCATGGAGGAGGCCCTCTACGAATTCCCGGTGGCCGAGGTTAACGTCAACCTGCCCCGCTGGGTAGACGAATTAGAAAACGACCATTGGCTGCGGCAGCAGCTGGAAAATGCCGTCCGGGAGGCCGTAGGCGAGGTCCGGCGCCTGCGGGATATCAACAACGCCATTGAAAAGCTGGGCGAAAACGAATATGTCTCCCGCGTCGCCCTGAAGGATATGGACCTGGGTACCGGTACGGCCCATATCGATATGGGCACCAGGGAAGGCCTTTTCCACCAGGTTTTACGCGAGCTCAGCGGCCTGGACATCAGCGGCGACCAGGACCTCGTGCGCTGGATCCGGGAACTGGCGGGCATTAAGAAGGAATGGGATAAGATCGCCTACGGTATCCAGGAGGTCCGCAACACCGGCTACGGCGTAGTGACGCCCACCGAAGAGGAAATGGAGCTGGCGGAGCCGGAACTTATCAAACAGGGCGGCCGCTCCGGGGTAAGGCTCAAGGCCACGGCGCCGTCCTACCACTTCATCCGCGCCGACATCACCACCGAGGTAACGCCCCTTATCGGCACCGAGAAGCAGTGCGAGGACCTGGTCAAGTATATCATGGAAGAGTTTGAGGATAATCCCCAGAAGATCTGGCAGACCAATGTCTTTGGTAAGTCCCTGAGCGACCTGGTCCGGGAAGGCATCCAGAGCAAGCTCTACCGCATGCCGGAAAATGCCCAGGTGAAGCTTCAGGAGACGGTGGAACGCATCGTCAATGACGGTGGCGGCGGGCTGATCTGCATCATCATTTAG